The proteins below come from a single Papaver somniferum cultivar HN1 chromosome 11, ASM357369v1, whole genome shotgun sequence genomic window:
- the LOC113322453 gene encoding E3 ubiquitin-protein ligase RHF2A-like isoform X2: protein MDETKKTEKYLISPAAFVEGGVQDSCDDACSICLEAFTESDPSTVTTCKHEFHLQCILEWAQRSSQCPMCWQAISLKDATSQELFTATEQERNFQLRPSRNATIFHHPTLHNFDLPHLSVGANDSELEERILQHLAAAAAMGRAHHFARRESQRTSSNQGHSPYMVFSPNSDVGPSGPVSGITSQRRREHERNPLATGVNPSAHLVRNGEEPPQSGSMLPSVRSDQIPGQARSSNLASSRRRTSFSNTSASRSSSINRDRAGPSDFQSFSESLKSRLNSVSMRYKESISKGTRGWKERLFSRSSSIKDLGSEVTREVNTGLASVSRMMERLETRENSRSTDSSELNNLDREDTDVSNQGVGEGHANTTPISDRNTSVSCAARPGPV from the exons ATGGATGAAACCAAGAAAACCGAGAAATATCTCATATCCCCCGCTGCTTTTGTGGAAGGGGGAGTACAAGATTCCTGTGATGATGCTTGCAGTATATGTCTCGAAGCCTTCACTGAAAGCGATCCTTCAACG GTGACAACTTGCAAGCACGAGTTCCATCTTCAGTGCATCCTCGAATG GGCTCAGCGAAGTTCCCAGTGCCCCATGTGTTGGCAAGCCATAAGCCTGAAGGATGCTACCAG CCAGGAACTCTTTACGGCAACAGAGCAGGAGAGAAACTTCCAACTTCGTCCATCCCGAAATGCCACAATATTTCATCATCCCACCTTGCACAATTTTGACTTACCACAT TTATCAGTTGGTGCAAATGATTCCGAACTTGAAGAGCGTATACTTCAGCATTTAGCTGCTGCTGCCGCAATGGGAAGAGCACATCATTTCGCTAGGAGGGAAAGCCAGCGGACATCTTCAAATCAAGGTCATTCACCATACATGGTGTTCTCCCCCAACTCTGACGTTGGTCCAAGTGGTCCTGTTTCTGGCATTACttcccaaagaagaagagaaCATGAGCGAAATCCACTAGCAACCGGAGTTAATCCGTCAGCACATCTTGTACGGAATGGAGAAGAACCTCCTCAATCTGGATCAATGTTGCCTTCTGTTCGATCTGACCAGATTCCTGGCCAAGCGAGATCTAGCAATTTAGCCTCCAGCCGGCGTCGAACCTCTTTCAGTAATAC TTCTGCCAGTCGATCTTCCTCGATCAATCGAGATAGGGCTGGACCGTCTGATTTCCAATCTTTTTCGGAGTCTCTAAAATCTCGACTCAATTCAGTCTCAATGAG ataCAAAGAGTCGATCTCAAAGGGTACAAGAGGATGGAAGGAAAGGCTGTTCTCTAGGAGCAGTTCCATTAAAGATCTTGGTTCAGAAGTTACAAGAGAGGTAAACACTGGACTTGCTAGCGTATCACGAATGATGGAGCGCCTTGAGACCAGGGAAAACAGTAGATCAACTGATTCCTCGGAATTAAATAACTTGGATAGGGAAGATACAGATGTGAGTAACCAAGGAGTTGGGGAGGGTCATGCTAACACCACCCCTATCAGTGATAGGAATACATCAGTTTCTTGTGCTGCACGTCCTGGTCCAGTTTAA
- the LOC113323851 gene encoding fasciclin-like arabinogalactan protein 17 encodes MDFQIHGVVSKTIFSVLTFLSVIGTIYASTLPVNSSSGVQINSNSVLVALLDSHYTELSELVEKALLLQTLEEAVGKHNITIFAPRNEALERDLDPEFKRFLLEPGNIKSLQKLLMFHITPSRIGSSEWPSSSVKESTRHRTLSTHEHLNLFTRKDSTKKVDRAVVIHPDVIIRPDGVIHGIERLLIPRSVQEDFNRRRSLRSISAVIPEGAPEIDPRTNRLKKKAAPVPAGSPPALPISYAMAPGPSLAPAPAPGPGGPRHHFDGHSQVKDFIHTLLHYGGYNEMADILVNLTSLATEMGKLVSEGYVITVLAPNDEAMSRLTTDQLSEPGAPEQIMYYHIIPEYQTEESMYNAVRRFGKVKYDTLRLPHKVVAQEADGSVKFGNGDESAYLFDPDIFTDGRISVQGIDGVLFPPDDKENQPKPETEKAVQSTSKKTSVKPRRGKLLEVGCGILSAFGTNCK; translated from the exons ATGGATTTCCAAATCCATGGCGTTGTTTCTAAAACTATATTCTCTGTTCTTACATTCCTCTCCGTTATAGGAACAATCTATGCAAGTACATTACCAGTAAATTCATCAAGTGGTGTTCAGATTAATTCGAATTCAGTTCTCGTTGCACTTCTAGACTCTCATTATACTGAACTCTCTGAATTGGTTGAGAAAGCTTTGTTGTTACAGACATTAGAAGAAGCTGTTGGTAAACACAATATCACCATCTTCGCACCAAGAAATGAAGCATTAGAGAGAGATCTTGATCCTGAATTCAAACGATTCTTACTCGAACCTGGTAACATCAAATCTCTTCAGAAACTGTTGATGTTTCATATCACCCCTAGTCGAATCGGATCGTCCGAGTGGCCTTCTTCGTCTGTTAAAGAGTCAACTAGGCATCGAACTCTCTCCACTCATGAACATCTCAATTTATTCACGAGGAAAGATTCAACCAAGAAAGTCGATCGTGCCGTGGTAATTCATCCCGATGTTATAATTCGTCCAGACGGTGTCATTCACGGAATTGAAAGGCTATTAATTCCACGATCCGTACAAGAGGATTTTAACCGTCGTCGTAGTCTGCGTTCAATATCGGCAGTCATACCAGAGGGGGCGCCAGAAATTGATCCAAGAACAAACCGGTTGAAGAAAAAAGCAGCACCAGTCCCAGCCGGTTCACCACCGGCTTTACCGATTTCATACGCAATGGCTCCAGGTCCATCACTAGCACCAGCTCCAGCACCGGGCCCAGGAGGACCACGCCACCATTTCGATGGGCACAGTCAGGTTAAAGATTTTATTCACACTCTATTGCACTACGGAGGTTATAATGAAATGGCTGATATCCTTGTAAACTTAACTTCATTAGCAACTGAGATGGGTAAATTAGTATCAGAAGGTTATGTGATTACGGTATTAGCACCTAACGACGAAGCCATGTCGAGATTAACAACAGATCAATTGAGTGAACCTGGTGCACCAGAACAGATAATGTATTATCACATAATACCCGAATATCAAACTGAGGAGAGTATGTATAATGCCGTGAGAAGATTTGGGAAAGTGAAATATGATACTTTGAGATTGCCTCACAAAGTCGTTGCTCAAGAAGCTGACGGGTCTGTTAAATTTGGGAATGGTGATGAATCTGCTTATCTGTTTGATCCTGATATCTTCACTGACGGTAGAATTTCAGTTCAAGGTATTGATGGGGTCCTATTTCCTCCTGATGATAAAGAAAATCAACCAAAACCCGAAACTGAAAAGGCTGTTCAGTCTACCAGTAAAAAGACTTCAGTCAAGCCAAGAAGAG GGAAATTGTTGGAAGTAGGTTGCGGGATTCTATCGGCATTCGGCACCAACTGCAAGTAA
- the LOC113322453 gene encoding E3 ubiquitin-protein ligase RHF2A-like isoform X1 — protein MDETKKTEKYLISPAAFVEGGVQDSCDDACSICLEAFTESDPSTVTTCKHEFHLQCILEWAQRSSQCPMCWQAISLKDATSQELFTATEQERNFQLRPSRNATIFHHPTLHNFDLPHLSVGANDSELEERILQHLAAAAAMGRAHHFARRESQRTSSNQGHSPYMVFSPNSDVGPSGPVSGITSQRRREHERNPLATGVNPSAHLVRNGEEPPQSGSMLPSVRSDQIPGQARSSNLASSRRRTSFSNTSSASRSSSINRDRAGPSDFQSFSESLKSRLNSVSMRYKESISKGTRGWKERLFSRSSSIKDLGSEVTREVNTGLASVSRMMERLETRENSRSTDSSELNNLDREDTDVSNQGVGEGHANTTPISDRNTSVSCAARPGPV, from the exons ATGGATGAAACCAAGAAAACCGAGAAATATCTCATATCCCCCGCTGCTTTTGTGGAAGGGGGAGTACAAGATTCCTGTGATGATGCTTGCAGTATATGTCTCGAAGCCTTCACTGAAAGCGATCCTTCAACG GTGACAACTTGCAAGCACGAGTTCCATCTTCAGTGCATCCTCGAATG GGCTCAGCGAAGTTCCCAGTGCCCCATGTGTTGGCAAGCCATAAGCCTGAAGGATGCTACCAG CCAGGAACTCTTTACGGCAACAGAGCAGGAGAGAAACTTCCAACTTCGTCCATCCCGAAATGCCACAATATTTCATCATCCCACCTTGCACAATTTTGACTTACCACAT TTATCAGTTGGTGCAAATGATTCCGAACTTGAAGAGCGTATACTTCAGCATTTAGCTGCTGCTGCCGCAATGGGAAGAGCACATCATTTCGCTAGGAGGGAAAGCCAGCGGACATCTTCAAATCAAGGTCATTCACCATACATGGTGTTCTCCCCCAACTCTGACGTTGGTCCAAGTGGTCCTGTTTCTGGCATTACttcccaaagaagaagagaaCATGAGCGAAATCCACTAGCAACCGGAGTTAATCCGTCAGCACATCTTGTACGGAATGGAGAAGAACCTCCTCAATCTGGATCAATGTTGCCTTCTGTTCGATCTGACCAGATTCCTGGCCAAGCGAGATCTAGCAATTTAGCCTCCAGCCGGCGTCGAACCTCTTTCAGTAATAC TAGTTCTGCCAGTCGATCTTCCTCGATCAATCGAGATAGGGCTGGACCGTCTGATTTCCAATCTTTTTCGGAGTCTCTAAAATCTCGACTCAATTCAGTCTCAATGAG ataCAAAGAGTCGATCTCAAAGGGTACAAGAGGATGGAAGGAAAGGCTGTTCTCTAGGAGCAGTTCCATTAAAGATCTTGGTTCAGAAGTTACAAGAGAGGTAAACACTGGACTTGCTAGCGTATCACGAATGATGGAGCGCCTTGAGACCAGGGAAAACAGTAGATCAACTGATTCCTCGGAATTAAATAACTTGGATAGGGAAGATACAGATGTGAGTAACCAAGGAGTTGGGGAGGGTCATGCTAACACCACCCCTATCAGTGATAGGAATACATCAGTTTCTTGTGCTGCACGTCCTGGTCCAGTTTAA